One part of the Raphanus sativus cultivar WK10039 chromosome 7, ASM80110v3, whole genome shotgun sequence genome encodes these proteins:
- the LOC108815422 gene encoding putative receptor-like protein 16 produces MKSINNLDISHNSFGGKLPRSFVEGCYSLSILKLSHNKLSGEVFPESTNFTRVSQLSMDNNQFTGTIGQGLRRLRSLYMLDVSYNNLTGVIPSWLGINQFLGALQLSNNMLEGEIPTSLFNIFSLRLLDLSANRLSGGLPRELSFRTPVVLYLQDNNLSGPIPDTLLSVDLYTVIVLSH; encoded by the coding sequence ATGAAGAGTATTAATAATCTTGATATATCTCACAACAGTTTTGGCGGGAAGCTACCAAGAAGTTTCGTAGAGGGTTGTTATTCCTTGTCAATCCTGAAGCTTTCACATAACAAACTAAGTGGAGAGGTGTTTCCAGAATCAACAAACTTCACTCGTGTATCTCAGCTGTCTATGGATAACAATCAGTTCACGGGAACAATTGGACAAGGTTTGAGGAGACTGAGATCGTTGTATATGCTTGACGTTTCATACAACAATCTCACAGGTGTTATTCCAAGCTGGTTGGGAATAAACCAGTTCCTAGGCGCATTACAGCTCTCTAACAATATGTTGGAAGGTGAAATACCTACTTCCTTGTTCAACATATTCAGCCTCCGGCTGTTGGATCTCTCCGCAAACCGTTTATCTGGAGGCTTACCTCGAGAACTCAGTTTCAGGACTCCGGTGGTGTTATACCTGCAAGACAACAACTTATCAGGGCCTATTCCAGACACGTTGCTATCTGTAGATTTGTATACCGTAATTGTGTTATCTCATTAG
- the LOC108817079 gene encoding receptor-like protein 15 — translation MEGKLFLKQYLIWVMILLLGQLHGYKSCILKERNALLDLKKFLISTTEGGQSEPVLPTWTNDTTSDCCQWERVKCNSTSGRILELSIRGLNLKESSLLNLSLLHPFEEVQSLDLSESKFGGFFDGAEVYKSLSRLRNLEILDLSSNKFNSSIFAFLNAATSLTTLLLQGNNMNSPFPAKELSPLVKLKFLDLSGNGFSGSMELQGICKLKNLQELDLSQNNLVGEFPLCLTVLTGLRVLDLSSNQMTGKLPSSLANLESLEYFSLFDNNFEGFFSLESLANLSMLKVFGVNSRSNSFQVVSEGSWKPKFQLNAIALWSCNLEKLPHFLLHQKDLRLVDLSDNNISGQFPSWLLATRRVASQG, via the exons ATGGAAGGAAAGCTTTTCTTAAAACAATACTTGATATGGGTGATGATACTACTGTTGGGGCAGCTACATGGATACAAAAGCTGTATTTTGAAAGAAAGGAACGCTTTGTTGGACCTCAAAAAATTCTTGATCTCAACTACTGAAGGAGGGCAATCCGAACCTGTTCTCCCTACTTGGACCAATGACACCACGAGCGATTGCTGTCAATGGGAGCGTGTTAAATGCAACTCTACAAGCGGGCGGATACTCGAGCTTTCAATTCGTGGACTAAACCTCAAAGAGAGTTCTCTCCTAAATCTTTCTTTGCTGCATCCCTTTGAAGAAGTTCAGAGTCTAGACTTATCAGAGTCCAAATTTGGTGGTTTCTTTGATGGTGCGGAAGTTTATAAAAGCCTCAGTAGATTAAGAAACCTTGAGATTCTTGATCTCTCGTCAAATAAATTCAACAGCAGCATCTTTGCTTTTCTTAATGCTGCTACATCACTTACGACTCTGCTTCTTCAGGGAAACAACATGAATAGCCCTTTTCCTGCTAAAG AGCTTTCCCCTTTGGTGAAGCTGAAATTTTTGGATTTAAGTGGTAATGGATTTTCTGGCTCAATGGAATTGCAAG GCATTTGCAAACTGAAAAATCTGCAAGAGCTCGATCTCAGTCAAAACAATCTTGTAGGTGAATTTCCCTTATGTTTAACTGTCTTGACTGGACTTAGAGTTCTTGATCTCTCATCGAATCAAATGACTGGGAAGCTACCATCTTCTCTCGCTAACCTTGAATCCCTTGAGTACTTTTCGTTGTTCGATAACAACTTTGAAGGCTTCTTCTCCCTCGAGTCACTGGCCAACCTCTCAATGCTTAAGGTGTTTGGAGTTAATTCAAGATCCAACTCATTCCAAGTGGTTTCAGAAGGTTCTTGGAAGCCAAAATTTCAGTTGAACGCCATTGCACTATGGTCTTGCAACTTGGAGAAGCTTCCTCATTTTCTCCTACACCAAAAGGATTTGCGCCTTGTTGATCTCTCCGACAACAATATATCTGGACAGTTCCCATCCTGGCTGTTGGCAACTCGACGTGTTGCTTCTCAGGGATAA
- the LOC130497693 gene encoding receptor-like protein 15: protein MAGKVSVGKYLTWVLLLLGQLHGYKSCVEKERIALLELKKYIISITEEGESNSVLPTWNYNTKSDCCHWEGLKCNLKSKRVTDIAFGTLNLKESSLLNLSLLHPFQEIRSLNLSKSRFINLSAYKENEFNDDAFNKLAGLFDDVEGYKSLSRLRNLEILDLSSNKFNNSIIPFLSAATSLTTLFLRSNNLDGPSPLNELKELTNLKLLDLSDNRFNDSIPARELSTLRKLEALDLSDNEFSGSMELQGICKLKNLQELDLSRNKLSGQFPLCLTNLTGLRVLDLSSNQMTGKVPSALGNLESLEYLSLFDNNFEGFFSAGSLANLSELRVLKLGSLSNSLQVESTSSWKPRFQLNVIVLRSCNLENVPYFLLHQKVLRQVDLSHNKLSGNFPSWLMENNTELKVLTLQNNNFTSFQLPKSAHDLLMLDVSVNCFSHLFPENIGLVLPHLASLNISNNMFQGNLPSSLGIMKSLQFLDISHNSFRGKLQRSFVEGCYSMRILKLSHNKLSGEILPSSTNFTSIWELSMDNNLFTGNIVHGLRKLEHLLLLDISNNNLTGVIPSWIGELSSLNAILLSNNLLEGEIPASLFNVSNLLLLDLSANILSGGIPPHVSSANPVALFLQDNNLSGSIPATLLVNVTVLDLRNNRLSGNIPEFVDTQNISILLLRGNNLTGRIPRQLCGLRNIHLMDLAINKLNGSIPSCLSNTSFGLGKEDMSYDYDFKWGYMGSNFKDAFTLEQDSSPSMENDGRHFKSLLVLDPINWYFMHDTQTKIEFATKHRYDAYMGGILKYMFGLDLSENELVGEIPVELGGLLELYALNFSHNYLSGVIPTSFSGLKNVESLDLSFNRLQGRIPEELTELSSLAVFKVTYNNLSGAIPQGKQFNTFDIESYLGNPLLCGEPTKISCESSNIQEPDNEVEADESTIDMVSFYWSIVAAYVTVLLGILAFLSIDSHWSRAWFYIVDVFIHKVRNLLW, encoded by the exons ATGGCAGGGAAGGTGTCTGTGGGAAAATACTTGACATGGGTTCTGTTACTACTGGGGCAGCTACATGGATACAAAAGCTGTGttgagaaagaaagaatagcTTTGTTGGAGCTCAAGAAATACATAATCTCAATTACCGAAGAAGGGGAATCCAACTCTGTTCTCCCTACTTGGAACTACAACACAAAGAGCGATTGCTGCCACTGGGAGGGACTTAAGTGCAATCTTAAAAGCAAACGGGTGACAGATATTGCCTTTGGTACACTTAACCTCAAAGAGAGTTCTCTCCTGAATCTTTCTTTGCTGCATCCCTTTCAAGAAATTCGAAGTCTCAACTTGTCCAAGTCCAGATTCATAAACTTATCTGCTTACAAAGAGAATGAATTCAATGATGATGCATTCAACAAACTTGCTGGCTTGTTTGATGATGTTGAAG GTTATAAAAGCCTTAGCAGATTAAGAAACCTGGAGATTCTGGATCTTTCTTCAAATAAATTCAACAACAGCATCATTCCTTTTCTTAGTGCTGCTACATCACTTACAACTTTGTTTCTCCGAAGCAACAACTTGGATGGCCCATCTCCTCTTAACG AACTCAAAGAATTGACAAACTTGAAACTGCTGGACCTAAGTGATAACAGATTCAATGACTCCATACCAGCACGAG AGCTCTCTACCCTGAGGAAGTTGGAAGCTCTGGATCTAAGTGATAATGAATTTTCTGGCTCAATGGAATTGCAAG GGATTTGTAAACTGAAGAATCTGCAAGAGCTTGATTTGAGTCGAAACAAACTGTCCGGTCAGTTTCCCTTATGTTTAACTAACTTAACTGGACTTCGAGTTCTTGATCTTTCATCGAACCAAATGACTGGGAAGGTACCATCTGCTCTTGGTAACCTTGAATCCCTTGAGTACTTATCGTTGTTTGACAACAACTTCGAAGGCTTCTTCTCAGCTGGTTCGCTCGCAAACCTCTCAGAGCTGAGGGTGCTTAAACTTGGTTCACTATCCAACTCACTTCAAGTCGAGTCTACAAGTTCTTGGAAGCCAAGATTTCAGTTGAATGTTATCGTACTACGATCGTGCAACTTGGAGAACGTTCCTTACTTCCTCCTACATCAGAAGGTTTTGCGTCAAGTTGATCTCTCTCACAATAAATTATCTGGAAATTTTCCTTCATGGCTAATGGAGAACAATACGGAACTCAAAGTTCTAACTCTACAGAATAACAACTTTACGAGCTTTCAGCTACCAAAGTCTGCTCATGATCTGCTCATGCTGGACGTGTCGGTGAATTGTTTCAGTCATCTGTTTCCTGAGAACATTGGGTTGGTACTTCCTCATTTAGCGTCTTTGAATATATCAAATAACATGTTCCAAGGAAATCTACCATCTTCTCTAGGTATCATGAAAAGTCTTCAGTTTTTGGATATTTCTCACAATAGTTTCCGCGGGAAGCTACAAAGAAGTTTTGTGGAGGGTTGTTATTCTATGAGAATCTTGAAGCTTTCACATAATAAACTAAGTGGGGAGATTTTACCAAGTTCAACAAACTTTACTAGTATATGGGAGCTGTCTATGGATAACAACTTGTTTACAGGAAATATCGTACACGGTTTGCGGAAACTGGAACACTTGTTACTGCTTGACATTTCAAACAACAATCTCACAGGTGTTATTCCGAGTTGGATTGGCGAGCTTTCATCTTTAAATGCAATACTTCTTTCGAACAACTTGCTGGAAGGTGAAATACCTGCGTCCTTGTTCAACGTATCCAATCTTCTGTTGTTGGACCTCTCTGCCAACATTTTATCCGGGGGCATACCTCCACACGTCAGTTCTGCAAATCCCGTGGCGTTATTCCTACAAGACAACAATTTATCAGGTTCTATTCCCGCCACGTTGCTAGTGAATGTCACTGTACTTGATCTCAGAAACAACAGATTGTCTGGAAACATTCCGGAGTTCGTCGACACCCAAAACATCAGTATTCTCCTTCTGCGGGGGAATAATTTAACAGGTCGTATTCCTCGTCAGCTGTGCGGTCTAAGAAACATCCATCTTATGGATCTAGCTATTAACAAACTGAATGGATCCATACCTTCGTGTCTTAGCAATACATCGTTTGGTTTGGGAAAAGAGGATATGTCATATGATTATGATTTCAAATGGGGCTACATGGGTAGTAATTTCAAGGATGCTTTTACTCTGGAACAAGATTCATCACCTTCCATGGAAAATGATGGTAGGCATTTCAAATCTCTTCTTGTGTTAGATCCTATTAACTGGTACTTCATGCATGACACCCAGACGAAAATTGAGTTTGCAACAAAACACCGATATGATGCCTACATGGGTGGAATCCTCAAATATATGTTTGGACTGGATCTCTCAGAAAATGAGCTGGTTGGTGAGATTCCAGTAGAGCTAGGAGGTCTTCTGGAACTTTATGCTCTCAATTTTTCTCACAACTATTTATCAGGTGTGATACCAACAAGCTTCTCTGGTTTGAAGAATGTTGAAAGCCTTGATCTTTCCTTTAACAGATTACAAGGCCGTATTCCAGAAGAACTAACAGAGCTAAGCAGCCTTGCGGTTTTCAAGGTCACTTACAACAACTTATCAGGAGCCATTCCACAGGGAAAACAGTTTAACACCTTTGATATAGAAAGCTACTTAGGTAATCCTCTTCTTTGTGGGGAACCAACTAAGATAAGTTGTGAGAGCAGTAACATCCAAGAACCAGATAATGAAGTGGAAGCTGATGAATCCACAATAGACATGGTCTCTTTCTATTGGAGTATTGTTGCAGCTTACGTGACGGTACTTCTTGGAATACTTGCATTTCTCTCTATTGATTCTCATTGGAGCAGAGCTTGGTTCTACATTGTTGATGTTTTCATCCACAAGGTGAGGAACTTGTTATGGTAA
- the LOC108814242 gene encoding receptor-like protein 15, with protein MEGKLFVGQYLILVISLLGQLHGYISCIEKEMVALLDLKKYTIASNESNQFLTDWTNLTKSDCCQWEKVKCDRASGRVIRLSIGWAHHRESSLNLSLLHPFEEIQILDLSWSGFSGLFDDVEGYKSLRRLRYLEILDLSVNAFNNSIFPFINAATSLITLLLPLNNMEGLFPAKEFKDLTNLELLDLSENRFNRSIPLGDLPALMNLKALDLHGNEFSTSVELQGICELKNLEELNLSQNKLVGQFPLCLPSFNGLRVLDLSSNQLNERLPSAIRNLESLEYMSLSNNSFKGSFSLGLLANLSKLRVFRLDSKGNSLQVKSGSAWKPKFQLNVIALPSCNLKKVPHFLLHQKDLRHVDLSDNNISGTFPYWLLVNNTKLENLHLQNNFFTGFQLPEISHHNLHWLDLSVNNLTGLLPESIGWILPSLSYMNISENGFEGNLPSSLGNMGSVEYMDLSRNSFHGKLPRALVEGCYSLVILKVSCNKLSGEIFQESVSFTGIYALFLDNNQFTGEIGHGLRRLINLLLLDISNNNLTGVIPSWIGELPTLFSLLLSNNSLEGEIPISLVSMSSIRLLDLSSNSLSGSIPPHVTSGTSVVFLLKDNNLSGVIPNTLLLNVSLLDLRNNRFSGNIPEFISNQRASFLLLRGNNLTGQIPSQLCALTSIRLLDLANNRLSGSIPSCLSNISSDLRKVYTPVYDFGIDSQELSQLSYLDRDSISTRDVGTYFKSLLILDQFTTDGYDVGTQTKIEFATKGRFDAYMGSNLGYLIGMDLSENELSGEIPAELGGLKEFHALNLSHNSLSGAIPESFSGLKNMESLDLSYNRVQGPIPPQLAELSSLAVFNVSYNNLSGVIPLGRQFNTFETKSYLGNPLLCGKPTNISCESNNFQEADDEVEADESTIDTESFYWSLVAAYATTLIGIFASFYFDSPWSRFWFFIVDAFIYKVRSWLW; from the exons ATGGAAGGGAAGCTTTTTGTGGGTCAATACTTGATATTGGTGATATCATTGTTGGGGCAGCTGCATGGATACATAAGTTGTATTGAGAAAGAAATGGTGGCTTTGTTGGACCTCAAGAAATACACTATCGCAAGTAACGAATCCAACCAGTTTTTAACTGATTGGACTAATCTCACAAAGAGCGATTGCTGCCAGTGGGAGAAAGTTAAGTGCGATCGTGCTAGCGGGCGGGTTATCAGGCTTTCCATTGGTTGGGCGCACCACAGAGAGAGTTCTCTAAATCTTTCTTTGTTGCATCCCTTTGAAGAAATTCAAATTCTGGACTTATCCTGGTCAGGATTCAGTGGCTTGTTTGATGATGTGGAAG GATATAAAAGCCTAAGGAGATTAAGATACTTAGAAATTCTGGATCTCTCTGTAAATGCATTCAACAACAGCATATTTCCATTTATTAATGCCGCTACATCACTTATAACTCTGCTACTTCCGTTGAACAATATGGAAGGCCTATTTCCTGCTAAAG AATTCAAAGATTTGACTAATTTGGAACTACTGGACCTAAGTGAAAACAGATTTAACAGATCTATACCACTGGGAG ATTTACCTGCTCTGATGAATCTGAAAGCTTTGGATCTACATGGTAACGAATTTTCTACATCAGTGGAACTGCAAG GTATTTGCGAACTGAAGAATTTGGAGGAGCTCAATCTCAGTCAAAACAAACTTGTAGGTCAGTTTCCTTTATGCTTGCCTAGCTTCAATGGACTTCGAGTTCTTGATCTCTCATCTAACCAACTAAATGAGAGGCTACCATCTGCTATCCGTAACCTTGAATCCCTCGAGTACATGTCGCTGTCTAATAACAGCTTCAAAGGCTCCTTCTCACTTGGTTTACTCGCCAACCTCTCGAAGCTTAGGGTGTTCAGACTTGATTCAAAAGGCAACTCGCTCCAAGTAAAGTCCGGAAGTGCCTGGAAGCCAAAATTTCAGCTGAATGTTATTGCACTACCATCATGCAACTTGAAGAAGGTTCCTCATTTTCTCCTACACCAGAAGGATTTGCGTCATGTTGATCTCTCTGACAATAATATTAGTGGAACTTTCCCTTATTGGCTATTAGTGAACAATACTAAACTAGAAAATTTGCATCTACAGAATAATTTCTTTACAGGCTTTCAGCTTCCTGAAATATCTCATCATAATCTGCATTGGTTGGATTTGTCTGTTAATAATCTCACTGGCTTGCTGCCTGAGAGCATTGGGTGGATACTTCCTAGTTTATCGTATATGAATATCTCGGAGAACGGTTTTGAAGGAAATCTGCCGTCTTCACTGGGCAACATGGGGAGTGTTGAATATATGGATCTATCTCGCAACAGTTTCCACGGGAAGTTACCTAGAGCTTTAGTAGAGGGTTGTTATTCCTTGGTAATCTTGAAGGTTTCATGCAACAAACTAAGTGGTGAGATTTTTCAAGAATCAGTTAGCTTTACTGGTATCTATGCGTTGTTTCTGGATAACAATCAGTTTACAGGAGAAATTGGACATGGTTTACGGAGGCTGATAAACCTGTTACTGCTTGACATTTCAAATAACAATCTAACCGGTGTTATTCCAAGCTGGATCGGCGAACTCCCAACGTTATTTTCGCTACTGCTTTCAAACAACTCATTGGAAGGTGAAATACCTATTTCTTTGGTCAGCATGTCCAGTATTAGGCTACTTGACCTCTCCTCAAACTCTTTATCTGGGTCCATACCTCCACACGTTACTTCTGGAACTTCAGTAGTGTTCTTGCTGAAAGACAATAATTTATCAGGGGTTATTCCAAATACTTTGCTGTTAAATGTTTCTCTACTTGATCTGAGAAACAACAGATTTTCAGGGAATATTCCAGAGTTTATCAGCAACCAAAGGGCTAGTTTTCTTCTTTTGCGTGGGAATAATTTAACAGGGCAGATTCCTAGCCAGTTATGTGCCCTAACAAGCATTCGCCTTCTGGATCTTGCTAACAATAGGTTGAGTGGTTCAATACCTTCATGTCTAAGCAATATATCATCTGATTTGAGAAAAGTGTATACGCCAGTTTATGATTTTGGCATTGATTCACAAGAATTGTCACAACTTTCTTATCTGGACAGGGACTCCATTTCCACACGAGATGTCGGTACATATTTCAAATCTCTGCTTATACTGGATCAGTTTACAACAGATGGATATGATGTTGGCACCCAAACAAAAATAGAATTTGCAACAAAAGGCAGATTTGACGCCTACATGGGTAGCAACCTAGGGTATTTGATTGGAATGGATCTCTCAGAAAATGAGCTAAGCGGTGAGATTCCAGCAGAGCTTGGTGGTCTTAAGGAGTTTCATGCTTTAAATCTTTCTCACAACAGTTTGTCAGGTGCTATACCAGAAAGCTTTTCAGGTCTGAAGAATATGGAAAGCCTTGATCTTTCTTACAACAGAGTACAAGGTCCGATCCCACCACAACTAGCAGAACTGAGCAGCCTAGCTGTCTTTAATGTATCATACAACAACTTATCAGGAGTTATTCCACTGGGAAGACAGTTTAACACCTTTGAGACTAAAAGCTACTTAGGCAATCCCCTTCTCTGTGGGAAACCAACCAACATAAGCTGCGAGAGCAACAACTTTCAAGAAGCAGATGATGAAGTGGAAGCGGATGAATCCACAATCGATACGGAATCGTTCTACTGGAGTCTTGTTGCAGCCTATGCGACCACACTCATTGGAATATTTGCATCTTTCTATTTCGATTCTCCTTGGAGCAGATTTTGGTTCTTCATCGTTGATGCCTTCATCTACAAAGTGAGGAGTTGGTTGTGGTAA
- the LOC130497588 gene encoding glycerophosphodiester phosphodiesterase GDPD5-like: MILTRCLPLIWLFLLTACAGRTLYPLPGKGGKGAKLPIQTSRPYNIAHRGSNGEIPEETAAAYLRAIEEGADFIETDVLSTKDGVLICFHDFTLQNTTNVASHKEFADRNRTYEVQGSNMTGFFTFDFTLKELKKLRTKQRYSFRDQQYNGKYPIITFEEFITIARDAPRVVGIYPEIKNPVLMNQHVKWPGGKRFEDKVVETLKKYGYGGSYLSKKWLKKPLFIQSFAPSSLVYISNLTDDVTVLTEDTNQTYAEITSDVYFNYIKQYVVGIGPWKDTVVPVSNNYTQAPTDLVKRAHAHNLQVHPYTYRNENEFLHFNFSQDPYKEYEYWINEIGVDGLFTDFTGSLHNYQEWTSPLSETSKSPRKLLT, from the exons ATGATTCTTACAA GATGTTTGCCATTGATATGGCTCTTTCTGCTTACTGCCTGTGCTGGAAGGACATTATACCCACTCCCTGGTAAAGGAGGCAAAGGCGCTAAGCTGCCCATTCAGACTTCACGTCCTTATAACATTGCACACAGAGGTTCCAATGGAGAGATCCCTGAAGAAACTGCTGCCGCATACTTG AGAGCAATTGAAGAGGGTGCAGACTTCATAGAAACAGATGTCTTATCAACCAAAGATGGTGTGCTTATCTGTTTCCATGATTTCACCCTTCAAAACACAACCAATGTTGCCAGCCACAAGGAGTTTGCTGATCGTAATAGGACTTATGAAGTCCAAGGATCCAACATGACAGGCTTTTTCACTT TTGATTTTACACTCAAAGAACTAAAGAAACTAAGGACAAAGCAGAGATACTCTTTCCGCGACCAACAGTACAACG GAAAGTATCCTATCATTACATTTGAAGAGTTCATTACCATTGCTCGGGATGCTCCAAGAGTTGTCGGTATATATCCTGAGATTAAGAATCCAGTTCTAATGAACCAGCAT GTCAAGTGGCCTGGTGGTAAGAGATTTGAGGATAAAGTGGTGGAGACACTTAAGAAGTATGGATATGGAGGCTCATATTTGTCCAAGAAATGGCTGAAGAAACCATTGTTTATTCAGTCATTTGCCCCATCTTCACTTGTCTACATATCAAACCTGACAGACGACGTTACCGTGCTAACAGAAGACACTAACCAG ACTTATGCGGAGATCACATCAGACGTGTATTTCAATTACATCAAGCAATATGTCGTCGGGATCGGACCTTGGAAGGACACAGTTGTTCCAGTAAGCAACAATTACACGCAAGCCCCAACAGATTTGGTCAAAAGAGCTCATGCACATAATCTACAG GTGCATCCATACACGTACAGGAATGAAAACGAGTTCTTACACTTTAACTTCAGCCAAGATCCATATAAGGAATACGAGTACTGGATCAATGAAATTGGTGTTGACGGACTCTTCACCGACTTCACTGGTAGCCTCCATAACTACCAAGAATGGACATCTCCGTTGTCTGAAACTTCCAAGTCTCCAAGAAAGCTCTTGACTTAA